One Paenibacillus crassostreae DNA segment encodes these proteins:
- a CDS encoding AraC family transcriptional regulator, producing the protein MNDNMNPNKGILQMKAANRNFSISRHKPSEHLRFFIQHYWIVDWNLTGKSPHRQEVLQHPGVNIIFQRGLSRINGIESKKSTYILQGEGRIVGVLYRPGAFHCYRGIPMTALTNRTASISEFFPFDAKTAENEIFAHASLDNILVGLETLLTQNLPQPDQNVDLLNRIIDRMIEDRSIIRVEIIVKDFHISHRTLQRLFKQYIGVSPKWVIKRYRMHEASEAIEKGADIAHLALELGYFDQAHFSKDFKEVIGKSPKDYANLSR; encoded by the coding sequence ATGAATGATAATATGAATCCTAATAAAGGTATCCTTCAGATGAAAGCGGCAAACAGGAACTTTTCCATTTCACGTCATAAGCCTTCGGAACACTTGCGTTTTTTTATCCAACACTATTGGATAGTCGATTGGAACTTGACCGGCAAGTCCCCGCATCGTCAGGAAGTCTTACAGCACCCGGGTGTCAACATCATATTCCAACGTGGACTTTCTCGAATCAACGGGATCGAAAGCAAAAAATCAACGTACATTCTTCAAGGGGAAGGGCGGATCGTTGGCGTATTGTATCGGCCCGGTGCCTTTCATTGTTATAGAGGGATTCCGATGACTGCCTTAACGAATCGTACAGCGAGCATTTCCGAATTCTTTCCTTTTGATGCAAAAACAGCTGAAAACGAAATTTTTGCCCATGCGAGTTTGGATAATATACTTGTAGGTCTCGAAACATTATTAACTCAGAATCTTCCCCAACCCGATCAAAATGTAGACCTATTGAACAGGATCATCGATCGAATGATTGAAGACCGCAGCATTATAAGAGTCGAGATTATTGTGAAAGATTTTCATATTTCTCATCGCACCTTGCAGCGCTTGTTCAAACAATACATTGGCGTCAGTCCAAAGTGGGTCATAAAGCGTTATCGAATGCACGAGGCTAGCGAAGCGATCGAAAAAGGAGCTGATATCGCCCATTTAGCTTTGGAACTCGGTTATTTCGATCAGGCTCATTTCAGCAAGGATTTCAAGGAAGTAATAGGAAAATCACCGAAGGATTATGCAAATCTATCGAGATGA
- a CDS encoding VOC family protein: MKIVKLEGLTLLADNVARLARFYQEVLGFTIVVEEEHYVEFSNSGVRLAICSKLLMAENTNGYSSFRESRKGQAVELNFQCDSPDQVYALYDEFVSKGAIDVTRPQIKSWGHTTGFFGDPEGNIHSIFAMNLV, encoded by the coding sequence ATGAAGATAGTAAAACTGGAAGGACTTACACTGCTAGCTGATAATGTTGCTCGATTGGCTCGGTTTTACCAGGAAGTCTTGGGATTTACTATTGTTGTAGAAGAGGAGCATTACGTAGAATTCAGCAATTCAGGAGTGAGATTGGCCATTTGCTCTAAATTGCTAATGGCAGAGAATACCAACGGATATTCTTCTTTCAGGGAAAGCCGCAAAGGACAAGCCGTCGAGCTTAATTTCCAATGTGATTCGCCGGATCAAGTATATGCCTTGTACGATGAATTCGTTTCGAAGGGAGCCATTGATGTTACAAGGCCACAAATCAAGTCTTGGGGTCATACTACTGGCTTCTTCGGTGATCCCGAGGGAAATATTCATTCCATTTTTGCGATGAATCTTGTGTAA
- a CDS encoding SRPBCC domain-containing protein, with product MKKLEYAFYIGAEPKEVWDVLFDPKLSIRAFMGGVIRSSLKVGDSIEFVGPGKDGDEIVFIYGQLLEYVPHKVLSYTDHPGPTHHVRHAELESRVTLTLDKVGKCTRLHLINDQWTDNHPLYESADQYWWMILSHIKTIVETGKFLDFGY from the coding sequence ATGAAAAAACTGGAATACGCTTTCTATATTGGGGCTGAGCCGAAAGAGGTCTGGGATGTATTATTCGATCCTAAGCTATCAATTCGCGCATTTATGGGTGGAGTAATCCGATCAAGCTTGAAAGTGGGCGATTCGATTGAGTTTGTTGGTCCTGGAAAAGATGGAGATGAAATAGTTTTTATTTATGGTCAGTTGTTAGAGTATGTGCCGCATAAAGTATTGAGCTACACAGATCACCCGGGACCTACACACCATGTTCGACACGCGGAGTTGGAAAGCAGAGTGACCCTGACGTTAGACAAGGTTGGAAAATGCACCAGATTGCATCTCATTAATGATCAATGGACTGATAACCATCCGCTCTACGAGAGTGCGGATCAATATTGGTGGATGATCCTTAGTCATATTAAAACAATTGTGGAAACCGGGAAATTTCTCGATTTTGGCTATTAA